The following coding sequences are from one Microbulbifer sp. TB1203 window:
- a CDS encoding single-stranded DNA-binding protein, translating to MLKVSIIEGHNQPQSRTTKTGVRYYQNAYAHFGGAFPQEIEVPLRSVADAFPVGDYELDIRNFRVGRFKNLELNPFELTLMPLDKGQKTSASSASKAA from the coding sequence ATGTTGAAAGTCAGTATTATTGAAGGTCACAACCAGCCACAAAGCCGCACCACAAAGACCGGTGTCCGCTATTACCAGAATGCCTATGCCCATTTTGGAGGCGCCTTTCCTCAAGAGATCGAGGTACCTCTACGTAGTGTGGCAGATGCATTTCCTGTCGGTGATTATGAGTTGGATATTCGCAACTTTCGCGTGGGCCGGTTCAAGAATCTCGAACTCAATCCGTTTGAGCTGACTCTCATGCCCCTGGATAAGGGGCAGAAGACTTCAGCCTCATCGGCATCTAAGGCCGCTTAG